Genomic window (Rosa chinensis cultivar Old Blush chromosome 6, RchiOBHm-V2, whole genome shotgun sequence):
acataaACATAATTAGAACCTTTAATGAGTTAAGGGAGAACGCTGAacatttaaaatctgaatttgagatgaaaaatGTAGTGAGAACACAGTTTTGtttcggtttagaacttgagcaccttGTTGATGAATTTTTGATTATCCAATCGATCGATactcgatagatgcttaggcgctttaatgaagataatgtAAAGCCTATTAGCACTCCCATGGtagtccgtagtcttgaccTTAAAAATGATCTGTTTCGTCttaaggatgatgacgaagacgtgttagaGGCCGAAGTACCCTGCCTAAGAGCAATagatgcattattgtacttagcacaatgcacaagaccaaacATCTCATTTgttgtaaacttgttagctaaataTAACTTTATGCCAACGAAGAGATAAACTTGTTAACTttattggactggtgttaagaatatctttcgatacttaaaagatACAATAgttatgagcttgttctatccctatagagacaAAATGAAGGATGACATACAAGATGGATTTGGACCCGTCATGCGTTAAAAATGCCGCTAGACGGCGTCTCCCTATGCCTCACCAAAAGTAGAACAATGTTTTGGTAGATTTTGCTGATAccgggtatctctctgacccgtATAAAAGTCGTATCCAAACTAGCTATATATTACCATGGGAAACgtcgtgacatcttggaggtctacaaaacagactcttGTCGCTacatcttcgaatcatgcagagatgcTCTTCATAAAGCAACTCGTGAATATATATGGTTAAGATCTATAATTATGCATATTAAAAgtacttgtggtttgaagtttaccgcAGATGAactatgaggataatgctgcttgcattgaacaaatggaGCAAGGATGACAACACTAAGCATATATCACCTAATAAGTTCTTCTACaaccagcaacaacaaactttcatcaagatcaaagtaaatcaAGTTCGATCTGAGAACAATGTAGCAGATTTATTTAATAAGTCTTTGCCCAaatccacttttgagaaacatgtgaaaagtatTGCTCACggaaattatccgaactcccatgatcgtagtcatcagggggagacgtctacatgtttgatctcaaAATGTAAAGAGTGTGTTGTATTATTTTTTGcattcgaccaaggttatttttatcccactgcgtttttgttactcgacaggGTTTTGAACGAGGTAACGTTAGAAGCAACGTTGTTTGGATggcacaaggggaagtgttgaAGGAAACCCAAATTATGTGTGCCTGGCCTAAACAAGATTACTTGTGCTATTTGTAATAGGGTAAATTCTTCTAGATCTCCTAATCCATATTTGACTAGGATTCCTTGTACTCCGAAATATTGTacatgtaatcctctatataaagaggcccatatatattatcaatgaaagcacctAAATATTTTCCCAATTCTCTTGTCCTTAAATATTTCCCAATTTATATAGTGATGTAGTTCgttgtttttatttatcattattttttttatcaactcTTGGTATGACTATTTTCCCATTTAGATTTTGTTGGTACCACTTTTAGATTAGAGAATTAAATTGCATCCTTCTTCTCTGTTTAATTTTGACTCTTATTCCTTTGGAAAATTAGTGCCACTCATTGCTTTGTTGGAATAGCTGGGGCTTAGCTGTTATTCTGTGAGGGTTTGTTTTAGTTATTGCAGATAATAAACCATATTCATGAGGGCAGTACGTTACTCTACTTATGAGGGCAGTTAGGTTTGAATACATTAAACCTTACTTATGAGGGAAGTACGTTTGTTTCTATCTATTTCTTTGTAAGGCTATATAAGCCAACATTCAGCATTTGAATAAACAAGTGAAAATTCTCCCAGATATTGTATTGTGTGAGTGCTAGGTTTAGTCATTTTCCATCTATATATAAACTTAAGAGTATATGCTATACATCATAGATTCATAATATACTTGTGCATGTCAACCTCATTATACATAGAATTCTTATCTATATTGCCATAAGACTAATTATAGAAATGACTATCTTCTTACCTCTGTCTCTCTaaaaaattatttctccaacatcTTAGTGTTTGGTAATAATGATGATGTCCAATGTTTTCCAAGTGCTCCACACTACAAAATGAAATTCTCACAagttaaaaataaaacattataaaaGATGTTGGACCAAATTATGAGATTGTTCTCATCTCATGATAACAGATCATACCAGAGTCTAGAAGAAGCAGCCATGGCTGATGTTAACCTACTTAATGAAAGTAGACATCCACCAGGAAATATATATTCCTTTATGAAGCCTGGACTTCGCCAATACTCATCATAGAGTTCATCCAGTATAGATATGAACTAATTAAGAAAGATCGATCACCATAAGCAATATGTTCGATGCCATCATTTATAGGAGCCAAACTTATTAGTCAGAATAGTTTAGCAACTTGGAGTCAAAATTGTCAAATATTACCTGCAGAACAAGAATCCCATTTTCTGCTAGTAAAGAGTCACAGCAAGAAAAAAACTCATCCACAAATTCATGGCCGACATGTTCTAGCACCTCGCTGAAAAATGCAGCCACTAATCAAGAAATTTTCAAGAGTATAAGTAAAAGGACTCAAGTTGGTAGGGGAAAAGTACTCACCAAATTATGATTCTGTCATATTTGTGGTCAGAAGGCAATTGGCGGTAGTCACACAGAAGAAACTTGATCCGGTCCTAttatcaattaattaaataacaaATCAAGTTACTTggaataaataaattttgaaatttctaaTATTTGATACCTGAAGTCCAGCATCTTTCACTTTTTTTTCAGCAAATTTCAGTTGCTCTTCAGATAGAGTGATGCCAGTGTATCTGCAACCCGTTTGTTTGACTGCTTCAATAGCTAAGGCTCCCCAACCACAACCAATTTCTAGAACCTCATGGTTCTCATCGATTCTAGCCTAGTTTAATTGAAAGAAGAAACACTTTGGAACAGGAGACAAAAACAGAAATCAAACCCTTGACAGAATTCTCAAAACTGAACTCACCTTATCAATGAGAGTAGAGATTTTCCTAAGCTGTGCAGTATTCAGTTCCTCATCTTCTGTCTTAAGAATGACAATTTGatgcacacaaaaaaaaatataagttacattacaattaatatattttcttcCATGCAGTGTTTATTGTCGTAAACTGACTAGAAGCTGGTGATTCTGACCTTAAATATTGCAgtggaatacatcattgtttcaccCAAGAACAGCGAAAATAGATCATTACTCTACAACACACAAAAACCAAATAGTGAACTTCTGTGAGCTAAAAAACCAAGCCTCATGCTAGCATGTCATTGAAATAGCTACTAAAGAAGAGTGAAATCTATTCCAATACATACTAAGTGATGATAGAGAGGTTAATCTGTATAAGTAAATCCTATTATTTATATATTCCCATGTCATAAATTGTATACCAAATCATAATGACGAGATATGTTCCTTCGAGCTTGTGTAAGACTATTTTTCCTTAAAGCATGCTGGAAGACATATTTGGCTGTGGCTATAGTAGCTGTGAAAAACACAGGCTGCCACCATCTCCTACATAAAACCAACAACATAATGAAACCGGGATGATTATTATCAGCTATATCAAAATTTGTTTGAGATAATCGAGGCATTACAccttttcttgtttgattttgagGCATTAAAATCTCCGTTGGCAATGAGAAGCTGGAAGAAGAAACAACAAGGCATAGTTTTATCAAAATCTGCATAATAAGGAGAATGAGATTGCAATATTGTTCAATTATCTTACCATAAAAAGATTTAGAAGACCTCGGTCTTTATCATCAAAAGAAAAGTCTCCACTAATATATGCATCTGCAATGCCTAGATCAGCCTGTGTCATTACCTGTCaaattaaggggggtgtattcaattaagagtctacaagatttttttgtattttagaagtCTAAGGGTATTCAACTGAGATTTTAAAtagtcctttaaaatcttgatgtattcaattaagatttaaaattatccattcaaatctgctgatattcaaaagtatatggatttttaaagatttcattaaatgctggattttggaggattttatagttctttttatacatatcatagctcaaaaacaatccaaccacttcccaaaagattttgatggattctttctcactcaaaaaatgaagaacctcttcaccaaaataaataaataaataaaaagcaggtctcaataggtgacactcatccattttgttttttaaacctattttcccactatcttcctctgcctctgctctcatctaataattttttattttatttttatcactatagctctTGCTAATGAAGCTCATGactttcaatggtattattaagatgatacatacacacatgattcttttgtaaattagatatgaaaaaaattatgtcattagtttactactttattttttgtgtaacattttgactcgttagttttctcttattgttcatatatcattatacacaacataaagaatgggAGATTGTCATATTTTCttgtcattgatatagcattatagttggatccatacatccattgcttaattaaagaagaagaaaaaaaaataacctaccaaaaacatcataaggatttgtaaaatctaaacaaatactagtaaatcaatccattaaaatcaatcagagtccatatagaatttaaacaatccgtggattaagtaaatccatggattctaaaaactcaaacaaagtcttttaaaatctgaattgaatacacccccctaaaacTTCTCCTAATCAGTGAAAGTGCATGAGGATTTAATGGTTCATCATATTTACAATAATCCGATATACTGTTTTCTTGAGCTTTAATTAGAAACGTTTTCCTTTTAACTAGAATTCACATTATGAAGTGTCAAAGTCAGTTAAAAGTATATGCATACTTTCCAGTAGAAGTGAGGACTGTGAACTTTGAGAACGGATTTTAGAGAACAATCCTTTTTGCTTCCCTCAAAGGTGAACACTGTGCCTCCCTCTTCTAATAAGCTGCATACAAAACGACATTTAAAATATACTAATTGTTTTCATATTTGATGAAAACTTATTCCACAtgatgcaaaagaaaaaaaagtagaaaagcAACTGACATAGAAGATAGAAAAAGATAAAACAAGTGGCACATGCAATGCAATTAACAGTAAGCTTGTCACATATATGATCTAAGCTGAGGAAGTAGAATCCATTTCAAGAACATAAGTATTACTCACATTAAACATCCAGAAGATATATAATTTCTAAGAAATCTAGTAACAAATAGGCGTGCCGCTGTTTCGGTCAATGAAAGAGCCATACGTTTTGGGTTGTCCGAAAGAGCCATATGTTTTGGTAGTGATTTTCAGCAATAGAATCAGTCTAAAGGGTCTGCATAGTTTAATAGATTGTGGATTTGGCAACTAATATAATAGTTATTGGGTGCGGCTAAGCCACCCACCGTACTAATTACTTTCTTCACTAAATTGAAAGATTAAAATATcctagtaatttttttttttttaaactaacgAGGATTAGACGATATTAGTCCCTCTGTAGCGATCTGAAAGGGGTGCCTAAGCACCCACACAACCCCGAAGGGGACCACTACAACCGGGGACCCACCGCCCATCCCTCACTAGAAAATGTATTAATAATATGTGGCCGACAGGCCAAAGTACATGAGGTAGGGGACTAGGCCAAAACCACCTCCAAAAAAGAGAGCGACATAAAACTGGGTACTGCACTAGTGGACTTGCTAActtgaacaagaaaaaaaacaaaccggTAATCTGTTCTAGCTATAAAGTCATGACCAAAAGAACTAATTAGAAATTGTGGAATTGAACTCCACCAGTTTGTACCAATATTCATAGCACCATAATTTGCAAGCTTATCCGCCACACGATTACCTTCCCTGTATATATGAGAGATATGAACCTGCTGCTGGTTAAAAGATTTCATGCAGTTTCTTCCAACGGGTGCGGAGACGCCATGGGACCATGCTAGGATGCCTGAAATAATGCAATACTAACATGGAATCTGTCTCAATCCACAAAGGAAACCAGTTCTTCTCACGAGCCACCTTAATTACCTCAATAACTGCCAGGATCTCAGCATCAATAGCCCAAGAGACTGTTGCTTTACAAGAGAAGGCACCCAAGAATGTGGCCTCGCTGTTTCTAAAAATTCCACCATATCCAGCATGGCCACTGTCATGGAAGGAACCATCTGAGTTTGCTATAAAATCACAATAAATGACAATATCTTATTAAAAATTAGGACTAAATAATGTTTAGTCCTTCAGCTtttaaccataaaacactttagtctctgaccttctaatttcacacgtttagtccatgtacttcaaaatttcagactaataggtccttgccgtctaaaagtcgcggcaaaatgtctattataccctcaattttttttaattaattaattattttattttttttggaaaatgaattttttttccctttctttctttctgtttatttattatttttttccctttctttctttctgtttgaaaaaaaaaagaataaataaaataaagaaaaaagaataaataaaaaaagagaaaggaataaatttattataaaaaaaaaaagaactgagggcataatagacatttcgctgcGACTTTTAGatggcaaggacctattggtctgaaattttgaattacagggactaaacgtgtgaaattagaaggtcagggactgcagtgttttatggtcaaaagctcaaggactaaacagtatttagccctaaaaattataatatgtTTTTCTTATTACATCCTACAAAATACGTATTTAAACTTCattcataatttcttcattCATCGTTAAACCTTAACACTTTCTTTCTTAACATTCACAATCTTCAATCGTTCTCATGTTATGCTAACAGAAAAAGAATTCGACATGCGGAGGAAGCCAAATAGAAACCCTTGTACCATCAAAAAATGGTATTTTGGGTACTGTAAATAAGTAAACTAAGTAAACCCTTGTACCATCAAAAAATGGTATTTTGGGTACTGTAAACAGAAAAAGAATTCCACACGCGGAGGAAGCCAAATAGAAACCCTTGTACCATCAAAAAATGGTATTTTGGGTACTGTAAATAGATGAACTAAGTaaacttaaaattttaaaaaaaaaaatgtgtaggGTGAGAAGAGAATGTAGGGTGAAGAAAGTAATTAGTAGAGCGGCAATAACCGCACCCTAGTTATTAGCATTAACTTGTTTATATTGTACAAATAGCTGGCCACTAATGGAGGcatgagtgtttttttttttttttcttttttgaaaatgggtttggaacccagccaagATGGGAAGCTCATCCCCATGCCTGACTTATTATATTAAAATTAGAATTGTGCAAAGAAGGGGACATAACACCTTGACCTCTAGCACTAGTACATAAATCCTCGtagagtacatcctgaataatCACAGGAGCCTCCTCTAACCAAATATCATCTAGATAATTAAGACTAGCAAGATGAGCCAATTTATGGGCTATAACATTTGCTTCACGGAAAATATGTCTAATCTAAATAGAGTGAAAATatgtcaaatatgacttacaatcaTTGATAATACGCCCTATGTCAGATCGAGCTTCCACATTTTGTTGTAACCCATCCACCACAAGTGAGCAATCACTCTCAAGGTCGAAGGCATCCCAATATTGGTGAATTGCCACAAGTGTTCTAGCTAAGTCATGTGTATTCAATCAGACACATGAATAGTAGAGTTTATCGATAGCCTCTGTGTCAGGCATATATGATATTGAGCTTTAGTAATTATCACATGAGAATAATGAGTGTTAGAAGTAGGAGGAGACTGGAATGCGAAGGCTGTAACTTACAGCCATTGAGAAGAGCAGATGTGGCTCTCTTGATGCCACAAACTAGATGAAAGTAGGGGTAGTTGGTTTTGCAATTGACGGTCATTATGGATAAATTGGTGGCCTCCAAAGGTAAATAATGTGGGGATTATTAGCCAAGTGTTTTTTTTGAAGTCACCAGATGTCCCAGTCTCTTCTTCCTTTCACCAATGAAAGAAAGCTCTAGTTAATGAACAAAGCAGGGGGTTTTCCCTCTTCACAAAGCACATCCAACCCAATCCCCCTAAATGAAAGTTGGTGTAGATCGCAcctcaaaaagaaaattcaaattctaaaaggaaaagaaagaagcataaGAAATCAAAAGAGAAGTAGTAAGAgagcgaaaaaaaaaataaagagttgAAGAGAAATGGAGATGTGAGAGAGAGTAAGTCCATCGACACTACCTCTTCCCTGCACTCTCCTTTCCCTGATATGAACCTTAAGTCATCAAAACCTTTCTGACTCGGCCTAGCCCTGTTGCCCTACGCAACTGGCATTTTAAAAGGCGAAACTCTGATCGTAGTTCGACAACCTAAGGGGCCTTTACTCTTTTGATTAGAGTCGGGTTGCAAGAGAGCAGAGCGTACCACCCTGCCATAGTCACGAGAAAATTAGTTGAGACTGTTGTCATAGTTAACAAGGTTGAAACTTcgaggaaaaaaaattgaattgggAAGGCGATCCTCTCGGTGAACTAACCATACCCCAAACCGACATAGGTGAACAAGTAGAGAGAACCATGTCGAAGGAACTCGGCAAAATACCCAATAACTTCGGGAGAAGGAGTACTCTCCTATCTTTTTATTAGGAAAGCAGCACATATCAGGGGCTAGCGATTGTTTATTAAAAGGCATAAATTCTGTTTAGTCTCTGTactttgcctctctcatcgtttcagtctctaacattctaatttaatctaaaaactctaTGACTTCtcaatttccctccaataggACTTTTTCCACTAGAAATTAGGAATTGGCcttaggtgaaatgtccaatatacccctatgttattttttt
Coding sequences:
- the LOC112174435 gene encoding tuberculostearic acid methyltransferase UfaA1 is translated as MALSDNPKRMALSLTETAARLFVTRFLRNYISSGCLILLEEGGTVFTFEGSKKDCSLKSVLKVHSPHFYWKVMTQADLGIADAYISGDFSFDDKDRGLLNLFMLLIANGDFNASKSNKKRRWWQPVFFTATIATAKYVFQHALRKNSLTQARRNISRHYDLSNDLFSLFLGETMMYSTAIFKTEDEELNTAQLRKISTLIDKARIDENHEVLEIGCGWGALAIEAVKQTGCRYTGITLSEEQLKFAEKKVKDAGLQDRIKFLLCDYRQLPSDHKYDRIIICEVLEHVGHEFVDEFFSCCDSLLAENGILVLQFISILDELYDEYWRSPGFIKEYIFPGGCLLSLSRLTSAMAASSRLCVEHLENIGHHHYYQTLRCWRNNFLERQSEILALGFNENFIRTWEYYFDYCAAGFKSYTLRDCQIVFSRPGNPLTFNNP